Proteins co-encoded in one Arachis stenosperma cultivar V10309 chromosome 7, arast.V10309.gnm1.PFL2, whole genome shotgun sequence genomic window:
- the LOC130942097 gene encoding uncharacterized protein LOC130942097, giving the protein MREGGESSGAKPASGRKALNKYKASILAQKTLEGEWDRVMQMYKDFPGAHTERISNDDNNTALHVAVDLDNEEVVMELVKTIIEYEKEKEKEGEGIKALEVMNKNGDTALHIAASRGFTNICRCIIGEKMERKRLLRLKNKKGETPFFLAALNWHKHCFAYLSGVLQDLMDKEVVDILLLMTRGFQTDKTKRREGESILHCAINRECFDLAFILASKHPFLTIHAHNGITPLHLLAKRPSAFKSTTKLSRGKQLLYHVIPVGKLDAEKRMKKYTEEIEGLPLSNNSKKIEGKEARRSWVGKLLHRLQRQRDEHDEENASKYLEKHGTDAFFPPNYNTIIEFIKSVYVHSFLVRLVDGFKEVRGTKQKHVWCGQLLDELMEENPYDAFTGKGGDQPPHEPFSEDANWGFDPTEDLYEEIASVVHRRGGTSSSSKKQEKNTFSSPSGTTGAPTDQKDDSKEGITKSGDLILKCCDCVMSNVKNVEDCERIIKPMLPQLLMKCGCGRTDCKSNIVAAIAVADHNTEDTSDDSKKETPYLLAAKNGIIELVTKIQEKIPSAIHSTNAKNQNVLLVAVKNRQPEVVLEIKKRSKIRFWNNLVIGVDDDENTLLHLAAEGLKGDKSWQIAGSALQMMWDIKWYQYIRDIVPSHCHFRSNKDSKTAAQIFNTSHEGLIQEASQWLKDTSESCSVVAALVAGVSFATASNVPGGYDNGQAPLEGQPAFEVFAMASLVGLCFSVTGLIMFLSILTSRKVANDFQRSLPLKLLAGLSSLFVSIITMFVSFCSGHFFLVNHKYKSILFPLYAATSIPVAFYALAQFPLYLDLLTAILTTIPTTSDVGEIL; this is encoded by the exons ATGAGAGAAGGAGGAGAGAGCAGCGGTGCAAAACCCGCAAGTGGTCGCAAAGCACTTAATAAGTATAAAGCTAGCATACTGGCTCAGAAGACATTGGAAGGCGAATGGGACAGGGTTATGCAGATGTACAAAGATTTTCCGGGGGCTCACACGGAAAGGATCAGCAACGATGACAACAACACCGCCTTGCACGTGGCCGTCGACTTGGACAATGAAGAAGTAGTGATGGAGCTGGTGAAAACAATAATCgagtatgaaaaagaaaaagaaaaagaaggagaaggaataAAAGCCCTAGAAGTGATGAATAAAAATGGGGACACAGCTCTACACATTGCAGCATCAAGGGGTTTTACAAACATATGCAG gtGCATCATTGGAGAGAAAATGGAGAGGAAGCGTTTGTTGAGATTGAAGAACAAGAAAGGGGAGACGCCTTTCTTTCTAGCTGCACTCAACTGGCACAAACACTGCTTTGCTTACCTCTCTGGTGTGCTCCAAGACCTGATGGATAAGGAAGTTGTTGACATTTTACTTCTCATGACACGCGGCTTCCAAACAGACAAAACCAAgagaagagaaggagagagCATTCTTCACTGTGCCATCAACAGAGAATGTTTCG ATTTGGCTTTCATATTAGCCAGTAAGCATCCTTTCCTTACTATCCATGCCCATAATGGAATCACTCCACTCCATCTTCTTGCCAAAAGACCCTCAGCCTTCAAAAGTACAACCAAACTTTCACGCGGCAAGCAATTGCTCTACCACG TTATACCTGTAGGAAAACTAGATGCTGAAAAGAGAATGAAAAAATACACGGAAGAGATTGAAGGGCTTCCATTATCCAACAACTCAAAGAAAATAG AGGGAAAGGAGGCACGACGTAGTTGGGTAGGCAAATTACTACATCGTTTGCAGAGACAAAGGGATGAACATGACGAAGAAAACGCATCCAAATACTTAGAAAAACATGGAACTGACGCATTTTTTCCACCAAATTATAATACCATCATAGAATTCATCAAATCGGTATACGTGCATTCTTTCCTCGTCCGTTTGGTAGACG gGTTCAAGGAGGTAAGAGGAACAAAGCAGAAGCACGTATGGTGTGGTCAACTCTTGGATGAACTCATGGAGGAAAACCCTTACGACGCATTCACCGGCAAGGGGGGAGATCAACCTCCTCACGAGCCTTTCTCTGAAGATGCAAATTGGGGATTTGACCCTACTGAAGATCTGTACGAGGAAATAGCGTCGG TTGTTCACCGACGAGGAGGGACTTCTTCAAGTTCGAAAAAACAGGAAAAAAATACATTTTCAAGTCCAAGTGGTACAACAGGAGCTCCAACTGATCAAAAGGATGACTCAAAGGAGGGAATAACTAAATCTGGCGACTTGATTTTAAAATGTTGTGATTGCGTTATGTCTAATGTGAAGAATGTAGAAGATTGTGAAAGAATTATTAAGCCAATGCTGCCACAATTACTGATGAAATGCGGCTGCGGTAGAACCGATTGTAAAAGCAATATTGTAGCCGCAATTGCAGTTGCAGATCACAATACAGAAGATACAAGTGATGACAGCAAAAAGGAGACACCATATTTGTTAGCAGCGAAGAACGGTATCATTGAATTGGTGACcaaaattcaagaaaagataCCGAGTGCTATCCATAGCACCAATGCAAAGAATCAAAATGTGTTGCTTGTGGCGGTGAAAAATAGGCAACCCGAAGTTGTTCTGGAAATAAAAAAGAGATCAAAAATACGATTTTGGAATAACTTAGTTATTGGAGTGGATGATGATGAAAACACGTTGTTGCACTTGGCAGCTGAGGGTTTAAAAGGAGACAAGTCTTGGCAAATAGCTGGCTCTGCTTTACAAATGATGTGGGATATCAAGTGGTATCAG TATATAAGGGACATTGTGCCTAGTCATTGCCACTTCAGAAGCAACAAGGATTCAAAAACGGCAGCTCAAATCTTCAATACATCACACGAGGGGCTCATCCAAGAGGCTAGTCAGTGGCTGAAGGATACATCGGAATCTTGCTCTGTGGTGGCAGCTCTGGTGGCCGGTGTTTCCTTTGCCACAGCTAGTAATGTCCCCGGAGGCTACGACAACGGCCAGGCACCACTAGAGGGACAACCGGCGTTCGAGGTATTCGCCATGGCTTCTCTAGTTGGACTGTGTTTCTCCGTCACTGGACTCATAATGTTCCTTTCCATCCTGACCTCAAGAAAGGTGGCGAATGATTTTCAAAGGAGTTTGCCACTGAAACTCCTTGCAGGGCTGAGTTCTCTGTTTGTTTCCATCATAACCATGTTTGTGTCCTTCTGCTCTGGCCATTTCTTTCTTGTTAACCATAAATACAAGTCAATCCTGTTCCCTTTATACGCTGCCACTTCCATACCCGTCGCTTTCTATGCCTTGGCTCAGTTTCCACTCTACCTTGATCTTCTCACAGCTATTCTCACTACAATTCCAACTACAAGTGATGTAGGTGAAATTCTGTGA